The genomic region TCATCGGGACAGCCCCCTGCTGCCACTCAGCCGACCGGCACCGCCCCCCCCACCTACCTGCCGACACCACCGGATCTCATCGAACGGTTCGGCACACTTCCCCCCACGCCAGAACAGTTCGACGTGGTGGTGATTGACCCCGGTCATGGTGGTCATGACTGGGGCGCGATCGGAATTGGCGAGATACTGGAAAAAGACGTTGTCCTGGCGGTTTCCCGGTTTGCTGCATCCTGCCTCCGGCAGGAAAAACCGGGCCTCAGGGTGTTTCTGACGCGGGAAGAGGACTTCTTCATTCCACTCGCAGACCGGACGAAGATAGCGAACAACCTGAATGCCGACGTGTTTGTATCGATCCACGCCAATGCTGCCAAAAACCCCAAGGCGCAGGGGATCGAAACCTACCTGATGAACCCGGAGGCCACAGACAGGGAAGCGCACCGGGTGGCGCTGGCGGAAAATGCTTCACTGGGCCTCGAAGGAGCCGATCCGAACGATCCGCTCCTTATGACCTTGTGGTCCCTGAAAAGTGCGCAGCATATCCGGGGAAGCGAGGACTTCGGCGCCGTCGTCCACCAGACGCTCGCCCGCGAATTCAACTTCAGGAGCCGGGGTGTGCTCCAGGCCCCGTTTTTCGTGCTGGTGCGGGCCAACATGCCGGCCCTGCTCATCGAACTGGGATTTCTGACCAACGAGACGGATGCCACTTCGTTCCGGAATGAGGCTTACCTCAAGCGGCTTGGCCGTGGAATCTGCCGGGGGATTCTCGACTACGGAAGCGAATGGCCCCGTAAGCTGGATCTGGGCCCCCGCAAGCGGATGACCGGCGACCGGAAGGAACCGAAGGGCGGGACAGCTTCACCGGGTAAGGAGCGGAAACCGGTGTAACTGAGGCCGTTCTCCTCCTCACCAAAAGTTTCCTATAATTTGCAGCATTAAGCATTCGCGCCGGACTTAGGCTCCGTTTCGCCGCACCGGATCTCCGTCAGAATCCGGAACCCTTCTGACTTGCCGCCTTCGACCACGTCTCCTATGCCTAGGTAGCCTGAGGAGGCTCCATGAACCTCGACCGGATGCTGGACAAATGCCAAAAAGGCCAATGGAACGTCAA from Deltaproteobacteria bacterium harbors:
- a CDS encoding N-acetylmuramoyl-L-alanine amidase gives rise to the protein MFHSPPNCPVSKPTLLLAALIGVLFLSCGPKSDDAARSPAPSSGQPPAATQPTGTAPPTYLPTPPDLIERFGTLPPTPEQFDVVVIDPGHGGHDWGAIGIGEILEKDVVLAVSRFAASCLRQEKPGLRVFLTREEDFFIPLADRTKIANNLNADVFVSIHANAAKNPKAQGIETYLMNPEATDREAHRVALAENASLGLEGADPNDPLLMTLWSLKSAQHIRGSEDFGAVVHQTLAREFNFRSRGVLQAPFFVLVRANMPALLIELGFLTNETDATSFRNEAYLKRLGRGICRGILDYGSEWPRKLDLGPRKRMTGDRKEPKGGTASPGKERKPV